AATAACGGATTGGAAATTATAGATAAGCAAAACATTTCGGGTGTCAGATTAAACCTGCCGTTAATATGGAGCTTGAAAAATTTTTCAATATTAAAGAGATTACTCCCTGATTTAGAGGAAATCTATATACCAATTTATCTGTTATCGGAGTTTGATACTCCTAACGTCCGGGTAAATCATGAACTCTTTCGCGCCCAAAAGAAAGGTTTTTGGATTCCCGGGCATTCAAGCTATATCGGTTATAAAAGCATACATTTCCTGTCAGAAAGTTTAGGCTGTCGATATTACGAATGTCCATATATTACACGGGATGAATTAGAAACATGCCTTGGTCAGATCAATCCTGAAAAAACCGCCCTGATTGGGTTTAACGATACTACGTTATTAAAAGGAGGAGTCGATCTGGTTCTAAATAATACGCGTAGAAATGGGATTCCAGTTTTTTGGGTAAACAATTTTTCAATAGTTAAAGCTGGAGGAGTAGCGGATTTCTCCAGTGATTTTGAAAGAGTGGGAAAACTGATTGGTTCGATGAGTTTACAATTATTACGTGATAATATCCCAATTGAAAAGATAATGTTTAGAGAAGATCCGGCTGAAAAATTTAGCCTAAACCTGAAAACCTGTAGGGAGATGTCTATTCACGTTTCTCAGGAAATTTTAGATAGTTTTCATGTGATTGAGGAATAAGGATTAAATTGAATGGATACAATGCTGGGCTACCACGAAACACCTGTTCGTGTTCAATTCAAAGACATTGACCGATATGGCCAGCTTTGGCATGGCCATGCCGCTTCTTATTTCGAGATTGGACGCGTGGATATTGTTAGAAAATTTGATTTATCTGTATCTGCCCTATTAAAAGAAAAGGTTATGGCGCCAATAATTGAATTGTCGTGTGAATATAAAAGCCCTGCTTTTGATGACGAGTTGCTTATCGTTCAAACAACGTTATTAAAACCCGAGAAACCCTTGCCATACTTAACATTCCATTATCATATTGTAAAAAACGGTAATGATATAATATTAACCGGCAAAACGAAGCAGGTTATTGTACGAAATGATGGACAAATACGTTTTCGTATACCCTCAACAATCCAGGAAAGGCTTGAAAGGATTTGGGAATATCTTGCGGAGCAGAAAAGTTGGAAAGAGTGAAGACTGAGAACAAGTTACTCTACCAATTTAATGAGCTTGCCCAGAGTCATCCGGATGACCTTGCGGTTCGCTTTTACAACTCCTCCACAAACATTCAGGAAGTTACTTATGGGTGGCTATATAGAGAAGCTGCCAGAGTATCAAATACATTGACAAATAAATATAGATTGCCTTCCGGGGAGGGAGTAGGAATATTTTTAGAAACATCTCTCAGTGCTATTTCGTCAATCTATGGTATATGGCTTGCGCATGGTGTTATCGTTTCCCTTCCTCTTCCAACTCGAAAAAATGATTTAGATTATTACCTGTTCAGATTAAGAACAATAATAAACCAGACTAATCTCCGTTTTATTATTGCCGGTAATGTAAGTGAGCGGATGTTAAGTAAACTGGACGTTAAGGTGAC
This portion of the Candidatus Scalindua japonica genome encodes:
- a CDS encoding ABC transporter substrate-binding protein, translating into MNNIRVVSSYLEEQRSVAYADFVGKKWIKGFVSTLIKNGYSLNDFDFQFIELPDSINDTETLFQEFVNDNVQLIICAGNDSVYRLAAINRTIPMLYFGTHPENNGLEIIDKQNISGVRLNLPLIWSLKNFSILKRLLPDLEEIYIPIYLLSEFDTPNVRVNHELFRAQKKGFWIPGHSSYIGYKSIHFLSESLGCRYYECPYITRDELETCLGQINPEKTALIGFNDTTLLKGGVDLVLNNTRRNGIPVFWVNNFSIVKAGGVADFSSDFERVGKLIGSMSLQLLRDNIPIEKIMFREDPAEKFSLNLKTCREMSIHVSQEILDSFHVIEE
- a CDS encoding acyl-CoA thioesterase: MDTMLGYHETPVRVQFKDIDRYGQLWHGHAASYFEIGRVDIVRKFDLSVSALLKEKVMAPIIELSCEYKSPAFDDELLIVQTTLLKPEKPLPYLTFHYHIVKNGNDIILTGKTKQVIVRNDGQIRFRIPSTIQERLERIWEYLAEQKSWKE